Proteins found in one Triticum urartu cultivar G1812 chromosome 4, Tu2.1, whole genome shotgun sequence genomic segment:
- the LOC125552020 gene encoding probable sugar phosphate/phosphate translocator At3g11320 translates to MTAKGGASPAPGGAGAAANGRFFTVGLVTAWYSSNIGVLLLNKYLLSNYGFKYPIFLTMCHMSACALFSYAAIAWLRIVPMQLVRSRVQLAKISALSLVFCGSVVSGNVSLRYLPVSFNQAVGATTPFFTAVFAYIMTVKRESWITYLTLVPVVTGVVIASGGEPSFHLFGFIMCIGATAARALKTVLQGILLSSEGEKLNSMNLLLYMAPIAVILLLPATLFMEDNVVGVTIELAKKDFTIVWLLLFNSCLSYFVNLTNFLVTKHTSALTLQVLGNAKGAVAVVVSILIFKNPVSVTGMLGYTLTVIGVILYSESKKRSKP, encoded by the exons ATGACGGCCAAGGGCGGCGCGTCGCCGGCGCCGGGCGGCGCGGGGGCTGCGGCCAACGGGCGCTTCTTCACGGTGGGGCTCGTCACCGCCTGGTACTCCTCCAACATCGGCGTGCTCCTGCTCAACAAGTACCTCCTCAGCAACTACGGCTTCAAGTACCCCATCTTCCTCACCATGTGCCACATGTCCGCCTGCGCGCTCTTCTCCTACGCCGCCATCGCCTGGCTCCGGATCGTGCCCATGCAGCTCGTGCGCTCGCGCGTCCAGCTCGCCAAGATCTCCGCGCTCAGCCTCGTCTTCTGCGGCTCCGTCGTCTCCGGCAACGTCTCGCTCCGCTACCTGCCCGTCTCCTTCAATCAGGCTGTCGGTGCCACCACCCCTTTCTTCACCGCCGTGTTCGCCTACATCATGACCGTCAAGCGGGAGTCGTGGATCACGTACCTCACTctcgtccccgtcgtcaccggCGTCGTCATCGCCAGCGGC GGCGAGCCTAGCTTTCATCTGTTTGGATTCATCATGTGCATTGGAGCCACTGCCGCAAGGGCGTTGAAGACCGTGTTGCAAGGAATTCTTCTGTCTTCTGAGGG GGAGAAGCTTAATTCTATGAACCTGCTCTTGTACATGGCTCCGATTGCTGTCATTCTCTTGCTTCCTGCTACCCTCTTTATGGAGGATAATGTTGTTGGCGTTACAATAGAACTGGCCAAGAAGGATTTCACCATTGTTTGGTTGCTGTTGTTCAACTCTTGCTTGTCATATTTTGTCAATTTGACCAATTTCTTGGTGACCAAACATACTAGCGCATTGACTCTACAG GTCCTTGGAAATGCAAAAGGTGCTGTGGCAGTTGTCGTCTCAATTCTGATATTCAAGAATCCTGTGTCTGTAACCGGAATGCTTGGTTACACCCTCACAGTTATAGGCGTCATTCTTTACAGTGAATCCAAAAAGCGTAGCAAACCCTAA
- the LOC125552021 gene encoding probable RNA-binding protein ARP1 isoform X2, whose translation MTMLGQAQAQPVAAFGDTTLTKVFVGGLAWETHKDTLREHFERFGDILEAVIISDKLTGRSKGYGFVTFKEADAAKKACEDGTPVINGRRANCNLASLGAKPRPQPPHLLRPSPPTTPAPHHMPALPSPHHQPAPAIAVGSRGVSPVPWYYHPSTTPPPPPQAAHYGHGAHQQYHGVLPFYPAAANYGYSPNYVTDLSYNAKLGQAAAAAPGAGGSYMQPQGHFSYPAAAAAQGGMLAPNGMMPVYPYYHYHHYHHGSQGLGVPAARFFPPVSAAVPTVPAIISKPTVMVPPKVEQVAGCS comes from the exons ATGACGATGCTGGGGCAGGCCCAGGCGCAGCCGGTGGCGGCGTTCGGCGACACCACGCTGACCAAGGTGTTCGTGGGCGGGCTGGCGTGGGAGACGCACAAGGACACCCTCCGCGAGCACTTCGAGCGCTTCGGCGACATCCTCGAGGCCGTCATCATCTCCGACAAGCTCACCGGCCGCTCCAAGGGCTACGGCTTC GTGACGTTCAAGGAGGCGGACGCGGCCAAGAAGGCGTGCGAGGACGGCACCCCGGTCATCAACGGCCGCCGCGCCAACTGCAACCTGGCCTCCCTCGGCGCCAAGCCGCGGCCCCAGCCGCCGCACCTCCTCCGCCCCTCGCCGCCGACCACCCCGGCGCCGCACCACATGCCCGCGCTCCCGTCCCCTCACCACCAGCCCGCGCCAG CCATCGCGGTGGGGTCCAGGGGCGTGTCGCCGGTGCCGTGGTACTACCACCCTTccacgacgccgccgccgccgccgcaggccGCGCACTACGGCCACGGCGCTCACCAGCAGTACCACGGCGTCCTCCCGTTCTACCCCGCCGCCGCCAACTACGG CTACTCCCCAAACTACGTCACTGACCTGAGCTACAACGCG AAGCTGGGCCAAGCGGCGGCAGCGGCGCCAGGCGCGGGCGGGTCCTACATGCAGCCGCAGGGGCACTTCTCGTacccggcggcggcggcggcgcagggagGCATGCTCGCGCCCAACGGCATGATGCCCGTGTACCCCTACTACCACTATCATCACTACCACCACGGCTCGCAGGGGCTGGGCGTCCCGGCCGCGCGCTTCTTCCCGCCGGTCTCCGCCGCCGTGCCCACCGTGCCCGCCATCATCTCCAAGCCCACCGTCATGGTGCCTCCCAAAG TGGAGCAGGTGGCTGGGTGCAGCTGA
- the LOC125552021 gene encoding probable RNA-binding protein ARP1 isoform X1, producing the protein MTMLGQAQAQPVAAFGDTTLTKVFVGGLAWETHKDTLREHFERFGDILEAVIISDKLTGRSKGYGFVTFKEADAAKKACEDGTPVINGRRANCNLASLGAKPRPQPPHLLRPSPPTTPAPHHMPALPSPHHQPAPAIAVGSRGVSPVPWYYHPSTTPPPPPQAAHYGHGAHQQYHGVLPFYPAAANYGYSPNYVTDLSYNAQKLGQAAAAAPGAGGSYMQPQGHFSYPAAAAAQGGMLAPNGMMPVYPYYHYHHYHHGSQGLGVPAARFFPPVSAAVPTVPAIISKPTVMVPPKVEQVAGCS; encoded by the exons ATGACGATGCTGGGGCAGGCCCAGGCGCAGCCGGTGGCGGCGTTCGGCGACACCACGCTGACCAAGGTGTTCGTGGGCGGGCTGGCGTGGGAGACGCACAAGGACACCCTCCGCGAGCACTTCGAGCGCTTCGGCGACATCCTCGAGGCCGTCATCATCTCCGACAAGCTCACCGGCCGCTCCAAGGGCTACGGCTTC GTGACGTTCAAGGAGGCGGACGCGGCCAAGAAGGCGTGCGAGGACGGCACCCCGGTCATCAACGGCCGCCGCGCCAACTGCAACCTGGCCTCCCTCGGCGCCAAGCCGCGGCCCCAGCCGCCGCACCTCCTCCGCCCCTCGCCGCCGACCACCCCGGCGCCGCACCACATGCCCGCGCTCCCGTCCCCTCACCACCAGCCCGCGCCAG CCATCGCGGTGGGGTCCAGGGGCGTGTCGCCGGTGCCGTGGTACTACCACCCTTccacgacgccgccgccgccgccgcaggccGCGCACTACGGCCACGGCGCTCACCAGCAGTACCACGGCGTCCTCCCGTTCTACCCCGCCGCCGCCAACTACGG CTACTCCCCAAACTACGTCACTGACCTGAGCTACAACGCG CAGAAGCTGGGCCAAGCGGCGGCAGCGGCGCCAGGCGCGGGCGGGTCCTACATGCAGCCGCAGGGGCACTTCTCGTacccggcggcggcggcggcgcagggagGCATGCTCGCGCCCAACGGCATGATGCCCGTGTACCCCTACTACCACTATCATCACTACCACCACGGCTCGCAGGGGCTGGGCGTCCCGGCCGCGCGCTTCTTCCCGCCGGTCTCCGCCGCCGTGCCCACCGTGCCCGCCATCATCTCCAAGCCCACCGTCATGGTGCCTCCCAAAG TGGAGCAGGTGGCTGGGTGCAGCTGA